Proteins from a genomic interval of Microbacterium phyllosphaerae:
- a CDS encoding dihydrolipoamide acetyltransferase family protein, which yields MSTQNFNLPDVGEGLTEAEIVAWKVAPGDTVAINDVICEIETAKSLVELPSPHAGVVGELLAAEGATVEVGSPIITFVTEAAAGAAPAVAVAPAPEEGGGSVLVGYGTGGGATSRRKRPAERPVRSSVGVIAKPPIRKLARDLGVDLTTVVPTGADGEVTRDDVVTHAQQASVFRNIETPEWGAVREETVPAPQSAPSGLARGVSAAPASAPVSDDRTESIPVKGVRKATSSAMVQSAYSAPHVTVWKEIDASRTMELVKRLKASPDYADIRVSPLLIMARAVIWAARRTPMVNAAWIETEGGAEIAVRHYVNLGIAAATPRGLLVPNIKDAQDLSMKDLARALNRLTLTAREGKTSPADQQGGTITITNIGVFGMDAGTPIINPGEAGIVAMGTISQKPWVVDGEVRPRWVTTVAGSFDHRVIDGDGMSRFIADVASVLEEPALLVE from the coding sequence ATGAGCACCCAGAACTTCAACCTCCCCGATGTGGGCGAGGGCCTGACCGAGGCCGAGATCGTGGCGTGGAAGGTCGCGCCCGGTGACACCGTCGCCATCAACGACGTGATCTGCGAGATCGAGACGGCCAAGTCGCTCGTCGAGCTGCCCTCGCCGCACGCGGGCGTCGTCGGTGAGCTGCTCGCGGCCGAGGGCGCGACCGTCGAGGTCGGATCCCCGATCATCACGTTCGTGACGGAAGCCGCCGCGGGCGCCGCCCCGGCGGTCGCGGTCGCACCCGCACCCGAGGAGGGCGGCGGCTCTGTGCTCGTCGGGTACGGAACGGGTGGTGGGGCGACGTCTCGCCGCAAGCGTCCGGCCGAGCGCCCGGTGCGCTCGTCGGTCGGCGTGATCGCCAAGCCCCCGATCCGCAAGCTCGCCCGCGACCTGGGCGTCGACCTCACGACCGTCGTGCCGACCGGCGCCGATGGGGAGGTCACCCGCGACGACGTCGTGACCCACGCACAGCAGGCCAGCGTGTTCCGCAACATCGAGACGCCCGAATGGGGTGCCGTGCGCGAGGAGACCGTTCCCGCGCCGCAGAGCGCCCCGTCGGGCCTCGCCCGGGGAGTGTCGGCTGCGCCAGCATCCGCCCCCGTGTCCGACGACCGCACCGAGTCGATCCCGGTCAAGGGCGTGCGCAAGGCCACGTCGTCGGCGATGGTGCAGAGCGCCTACTCCGCCCCGCACGTCACCGTGTGGAAGGAGATCGACGCCAGCCGCACGATGGAGCTCGTCAAGCGGCTCAAGGCATCGCCCGACTATGCCGACATCCGTGTCTCGCCGCTGCTGATCATGGCTCGCGCCGTCATCTGGGCCGCCCGTCGCACGCCGATGGTGAACGCCGCCTGGATCGAGACCGAGGGCGGCGCCGAGATCGCGGTGCGCCACTACGTGAACCTCGGCATCGCCGCGGCCACGCCGCGCGGCCTGCTCGTGCCGAACATCAAGGACGCGCAGGACCTCAGCATGAAGGACCTCGCCCGCGCCCTCAACCGCCTCACCCTGACGGCCCGCGAGGGCAAGACGAGTCCCGCCGATCAGCAGGGCGGCACGATCACGATCACCAACATCGGGGTGTTCGGGATGGATGCCGGCACGCCGATCATCAACCCCGGCGAGGCGGGAATCGTGGCCATGGGCACGATCAGCCAGAAGCCGTGGGTCGTCGACGGCGAGGTGCGCCCCCGCTGGGTCACCACGGTCGCGGGTTCGTTCGACCACCGCGTGATCGACGGCGACGGCATGAGCCGATTCATCGCCGACGTGGCATCGGTTCTCGAGGAGCCCGCGCTGCTCGTGGAGTGA
- a CDS encoding alpha-ketoacid dehydrogenase subunit beta: MPLSKALNAGLRKAMEDDSKVLLMGEDIGKLGGVFRVTEHLQRDFGDKRVLDTPLAESGIVGTAIGLAMAGFRPVIEIQFDGFVFPAFDQITTQLAKLTNRHEGKLSLPIVIRIPYGGHIGAVEHHQESPEAYFAHTPGLRVVSPSTPNDAYWMIQEAIASNDPVIFMEPKSRYWQKGEVELDGSAAPLHSSRVVRTGSDVTLVGHGAMVTTLLQAAALAEAEGTSCEVVDVRSLSPVDYEPILNSVRKTGRMVYAQEAQGFTSIGSEVAATVMERAFYALEAPVLRVSGYDTPFPPAKLEGTYLPDADRILEAVDRSLAY; encoded by the coding sequence ATGCCTCTCAGCAAGGCACTCAACGCGGGCCTCCGCAAGGCCATGGAAGACGACTCGAAGGTCCTGCTCATGGGGGAGGACATCGGCAAGCTCGGAGGTGTCTTCCGCGTCACCGAGCACCTGCAGCGCGACTTCGGTGACAAGCGCGTGCTCGACACCCCTCTCGCCGAGTCGGGGATCGTCGGCACGGCGATCGGACTCGCGATGGCAGGGTTCCGTCCGGTGATCGAGATCCAGTTCGACGGGTTCGTGTTCCCGGCGTTCGACCAGATCACGACGCAGCTCGCCAAGCTCACCAACCGCCACGAGGGCAAGCTCAGCCTGCCGATCGTGATCCGCATCCCGTACGGCGGGCACATCGGCGCCGTCGAGCACCACCAGGAGAGCCCCGAGGCGTACTTCGCGCACACTCCCGGCCTTCGCGTGGTCTCGCCGTCGACGCCGAACGACGCCTACTGGATGATCCAGGAGGCCATCGCGTCGAACGACCCGGTGATCTTCATGGAGCCGAAGAGTCGCTACTGGCAGAAGGGCGAGGTCGAGCTCGACGGCTCGGCGGCCCCACTGCACTCGTCCCGCGTCGTGCGCACGGGCTCAGACGTCACGCTCGTCGGACACGGCGCCATGGTCACGACGCTGCTGCAGGCGGCCGCGCTCGCCGAGGCCGAGGGCACCAGCTGCGAGGTCGTCGACGTGCGTTCGCTGTCTCCCGTCGACTACGAGCCGATCCTGAACTCGGTGCGAAAGACCGGACGCATGGTCTACGCGCAGGAGGCGCAGGGGTTCACGAGCATCGGCAGCGAGGTGGCCGCGACCGTCATGGAGCGCGCCTTCTATGCGCTCGAAGCCCCCGTGCTGCGGGTCTCGGGCTACGACACCCCCTTCCCGCCCGCGAAGCTCGAGGGCACCTACCTCCCGGATGCCGACCGCATCCTCGAGGCCGTCGACCGTTCCCTGGCCTACTGA
- the pdhA gene encoding pyruvate dehydrogenase (acetyl-transferring) E1 component subunit alpha, which translates to MTSSETELVRVLDQDGRYTPSAAAEQYLPLIEAISDVELEQFYRDMVGIRAIDTQATNLQRQGQLALWPPSRGQEAAQVGSARAARAQDTIFPSYREHAVTRIRGVDPVDIIKLMRGVSHGGWDPTDPKNGNTRLYTLVLGSQVLHATGYAMGLNFDGRSGTGDLDTDEAVIVYYGDGASSQGDVHEAMVFAASYQSPTVFFLQNNHWAISVPVSTQSRVPLVERSAGYGIPSVRVDGNDVLASYAVSRVALDEARSGKGPRAIEAVTYRLGAHTTSDDPTKYRGSDEEQSWAQRDPIDRMRAFLENRGAAGQFFADVDAEAADAAEDLRARSVELGPPTADKIFDHVYSEPHPLIAEQKAWHRQYEASFEGDGK; encoded by the coding sequence GTGACCTCGTCAGAGACTGAACTCGTCCGCGTCCTCGATCAGGACGGCCGCTACACGCCGAGCGCGGCTGCTGAGCAGTACCTGCCGCTGATCGAGGCGATCAGCGATGTCGAACTCGAGCAGTTCTACCGCGACATGGTGGGCATCCGCGCGATCGACACCCAGGCGACCAACCTGCAGCGTCAGGGGCAGCTCGCCCTGTGGCCGCCGAGCCGCGGCCAGGAGGCCGCTCAGGTCGGATCCGCCCGCGCTGCCCGTGCGCAGGACACGATCTTCCCCTCATATCGTGAGCACGCTGTGACGCGCATCCGCGGGGTCGACCCCGTCGACATCATCAAGCTCATGCGCGGTGTCTCGCACGGTGGCTGGGACCCGACGGACCCCAAGAACGGCAACACCCGCCTCTACACGCTCGTGCTCGGCTCGCAGGTGCTGCACGCCACCGGCTACGCCATGGGGCTGAACTTCGACGGACGCTCGGGAACCGGCGACCTCGACACGGACGAAGCCGTCATCGTCTACTACGGCGACGGCGCATCGAGCCAGGGCGACGTGCACGAGGCGATGGTGTTCGCCGCCAGCTACCAGTCGCCGACGGTCTTCTTCCTGCAGAACAATCACTGGGCCATCTCGGTGCCGGTGTCGACGCAGTCGCGCGTGCCGCTCGTCGAGCGGAGCGCCGGCTACGGCATCCCCAGCGTCCGGGTCGACGGCAACGACGTGCTCGCCAGCTATGCCGTGTCGCGCGTGGCGCTCGACGAGGCGCGCAGCGGCAAGGGACCGCGTGCCATCGAGGCCGTGACCTACCGGCTCGGCGCGCACACCACCAGCGACGACCCCACGAAGTACCGCGGCTCCGACGAGGAGCAGTCCTGGGCGCAGCGCGACCCGATCGACCGCATGCGTGCGTTCCTCGAGAACAGGGGAGCGGCAGGGCAGTTCTTCGCCGACGTGGATGCCGAGGCTGCCGACGCCGCGGAAGACCTGCGCGCCCGGAGCGTCGAGCTCGGACCGCCGACCGCAGACAAGATCTTCGACCACGTCTACAGCGAGCCGCATCCTCTGATCGCGGAGCAGAAGGCCTGGCACAGGCAGTACGAAGCATCGTTCGAAGGGGACGGCAAGTGA
- a CDS encoding histidinol-phosphate transaminase — protein sequence MTDPILPRIRPAIAALAPYRQGKQAGPDAFKLSSNENPFEPLPSVAAALQHTTPINRYPDATAGRLRERLGARYAVEPDQVHVAAGSVSILQQLILATVSVGDEVVYAWRSFEAYPSLPLVAGGTGVQVPVTADGRHDLDAMADAVTDRTRAIILCTPNNPTGPIITSDEFATFVERVPTDVLIILDEAYVEFVTAPGAVDGLEERVFERHPNVVVLRTFSKAYGLAGLRIGYAIGHEKVLDAARTTGIPLSVTSAAENAAIASLDAEDELLERVAVIVERRTRLLEGLRAQGWDVPDSQANFVWLPTGERTVEVAAAFVSADLIVRPFPGDGIRISVGEEESVGRVLEVASTLL from the coding sequence GTGACCGACCCGATCCTGCCCCGCATCCGTCCCGCCATCGCCGCCCTCGCGCCGTACCGCCAGGGCAAGCAGGCAGGGCCCGACGCCTTCAAGCTGTCGAGCAACGAGAACCCCTTCGAGCCCCTTCCCTCGGTCGCCGCAGCCCTGCAGCACACGACGCCGATCAACCGTTACCCCGACGCGACGGCCGGCAGGCTCCGCGAGCGGCTCGGCGCACGCTACGCCGTCGAGCCCGACCAAGTGCACGTCGCCGCGGGCAGCGTGTCGATCCTCCAGCAGCTGATCCTCGCTACCGTGTCGGTCGGCGACGAGGTCGTCTACGCGTGGCGCTCGTTCGAGGCCTACCCGAGCCTGCCGCTCGTCGCCGGTGGCACCGGGGTACAGGTCCCGGTGACGGCCGACGGACGCCACGACCTCGACGCGATGGCGGATGCCGTCACCGACCGCACTCGCGCGATCATCCTGTGCACGCCGAACAACCCGACGGGTCCGATCATCACGAGCGACGAGTTCGCGACCTTCGTCGAGCGCGTCCCCACCGACGTGCTGATCATCCTCGACGAGGCCTACGTCGAATTCGTCACCGCCCCCGGCGCGGTCGACGGTCTCGAGGAGCGCGTCTTCGAGCGGCATCCGAACGTCGTGGTCCTGCGCACCTTCTCGAAGGCCTACGGACTCGCGGGCCTGCGAATCGGATACGCGATCGGCCACGAGAAGGTCCTCGACGCCGCCCGCACCACCGGCATCCCGCTCTCCGTCACCTCCGCAGCCGAGAACGCGGCCATCGCGAGCCTCGACGCCGAGGACGAGCTGCTCGAGCGCGTCGCCGTGATCGTCGAGCGACGCACCCGCCTGCTCGAGGGACTTCGTGCGCAGGGCTGGGACGTGCCCGATTCGCAGGCCAACTTCGTGTGGCTCCCCACCGGTGAGCGCACTGTCGAGGTCGCCGCGGCGTTCGTCTCGGCCGACCTCATCGTGCGTCCGTTCCCGGGCGACGGCATCCGCATCTCGGTTGGCGAAGAGGAGTCGGTCGGGCGGGTTCTCGAGGTCGCCTCGACCCTGCTCTGA
- a CDS encoding phage holin family protein — MRFIIRVVVNAFALWVVTLIPALQVQIKAFAPGETLQLVLTLLAVAAIFALVNTIIGTIVKIVAFPLYIITLGLIGFVINGFLLWLTAWITSGFGWGLTVGSFWWGVLAALIISLINGVFGFILRPQSKKQRRD, encoded by the coding sequence ATGCGTTTCATCATCCGAGTCGTCGTCAACGCGTTCGCCCTGTGGGTCGTGACGCTGATCCCCGCCCTGCAGGTGCAGATCAAGGCGTTCGCGCCGGGCGAGACCCTGCAGCTGGTGCTGACCCTGCTCGCGGTCGCCGCGATCTTCGCGCTCGTGAACACGATCATCGGCACCATCGTCAAGATCGTCGCCTTCCCGCTGTACATCATCACGCTGGGCCTCATCGGGTTCGTGATCAACGGCTTCCTGCTGTGGCTCACCGCATGGATCACGAGCGGGTTCGGCTGGGGCCTCACGGTCGGCAGCTTCTGGTGGGGCGTTCTCGCCGCGCTCATCATCTCGCTGATCAACGGCGTCTTCGGCTTCATCCTGCGCCCGCAGAGCAAGAAGCAGCGCCGCGACTGA
- a CDS encoding low molecular weight protein-tyrosine-phosphatase, with product MTSPDPFRVIFVCTGNICRSPMAEVVFRDLAERQGLGSRIVSRSAGTGDWHLGERADHRTLDSLARRGYDGSQHRAKQFTFASFSENDLVVALDRTHERILREWAHNEDEEGKVTLLLAFDPEAPSQDVPDPYYAGAEMFDSVLGMIETATRGLFRQLEPALRQPRTPRTPGARSGGLP from the coding sequence GTGACATCCCCGGATCCCTTCCGCGTGATCTTCGTGTGCACGGGGAACATCTGCCGCTCTCCGATGGCGGAGGTGGTGTTCCGCGATCTCGCGGAGCGGCAGGGGCTGGGCTCGCGCATCGTCTCGCGCAGCGCCGGTACGGGCGACTGGCATCTCGGTGAGCGTGCGGACCATCGGACGCTCGATTCCCTCGCGCGACGCGGCTACGACGGCTCCCAGCACCGGGCGAAGCAGTTCACCTTCGCCTCCTTCTCGGAGAACGACCTCGTCGTCGCCCTCGACCGCACGCATGAGCGCATCCTGCGCGAGTGGGCCCACAACGAAGACGAAGAGGGCAAGGTCACACTGCTGCTCGCCTTCGACCCTGAAGCCCCGAGCCAGGATGTGCCCGACCCCTACTACGCCGGCGCCGAGATGTTCGATTCGGTGCTCGGTATGATTGAGACGGCGACTCGCGGGCTGTTCCGCCAGCTCGAGCCGGCTCTTCGCCAGCCCCGCACGCCCCGCACGCCCGGGGCCCGATCAGGAGGACTCCCCTGA
- the purB gene encoding adenylosuccinate lyase produces the protein MTFQPSLPPQPLSPLDGRYRGAVTGLADFLSEAGLNRARVEVEVEWLIALTDRSLFETSPLSDADKERLRALYRDFGQAEIDWLAEKEAVTQHDVKAIEYLVRDRLSTLGLDSIAELTHFACTSEDINSASYALTVKRAVEEVWLPALDVVIAKLRELAAEHADAAMLSRTHGQPATPSTMGKEIAVFAWRLERVRGQIAASDYLAKFSGATGTWSAHLSADPDADWPTISREYIEGLGLGFNLLTTQIESHDWQVELYDRVRHAGGILHNLATDIWTYISLGYFAQIPVAGATGSSTMPHKINPIRFENAEANLEISGALLASLGQTLVTSRLQRDLTDSTTQRNIGVAFGHSLLAIDNLRRGLNAISLSRDVLLADLDVNWEVLAEAIQTVIRAEVVAGRSSITDPYALLKELTRGHRVGAADLAAFVEGLEIGDAAKQRLLALTPATYTGIAEQLAK, from the coding sequence CTGACTTTCCAGCCTTCGCTCCCGCCTCAGCCCCTGAGCCCCCTCGACGGTCGCTACCGCGGCGCCGTCACCGGCCTCGCCGATTTCCTCTCGGAGGCGGGCCTGAACCGCGCCCGGGTCGAGGTCGAGGTGGAGTGGCTGATCGCGCTCACCGACCGCTCACTCTTCGAGACGAGTCCACTGTCGGATGCCGACAAGGAGCGCCTGCGCGCCCTCTACCGCGACTTCGGTCAGGCCGAGATCGACTGGCTCGCCGAGAAGGAAGCCGTCACCCAGCACGACGTGAAGGCCATCGAGTACCTGGTGCGCGACCGCCTGTCGACCCTCGGCCTCGACTCGATCGCCGAGCTCACGCACTTCGCCTGCACGAGTGAGGACATCAACTCGGCGTCGTACGCACTCACCGTGAAGCGCGCGGTCGAAGAGGTCTGGCTGCCGGCCCTCGACGTCGTGATCGCGAAGCTGCGCGAACTGGCCGCTGAGCACGCCGACGCCGCGATGCTCTCGCGCACTCACGGACAGCCGGCCACGCCGTCGACCATGGGCAAGGAGATCGCTGTCTTCGCCTGGCGTCTCGAGCGCGTGCGCGGCCAGATCGCGGCATCCGACTACCTCGCCAAGTTCTCGGGTGCGACCGGCACCTGGTCGGCGCACCTGTCTGCAGACCCCGACGCCGACTGGCCGACGATCTCTCGCGAGTACATCGAGGGTCTGGGCCTCGGTTTCAACCTGCTGACCACGCAGATCGAGTCGCACGATTGGCAGGTCGAGCTGTACGACCGCGTGCGTCACGCCGGTGGCATCCTGCACAACCTCGCCACCGACATCTGGACGTACATCTCGCTCGGCTACTTCGCGCAGATCCCCGTCGCCGGTGCAACCGGTTCGTCGACCATGCCCCACAAGATCAACCCGATCCGCTTCGAGAACGCCGAGGCGAACCTCGAGATCTCGGGTGCACTGCTGGCGTCCCTGGGCCAGACCCTCGTCACGAGCCGCCTGCAGCGCGACCTCACCGACTCGACGACGCAGCGCAACATCGGCGTCGCCTTCGGCCACTCGCTGCTCGCGATCGACAACCTGCGCCGCGGCCTGAACGCGATCTCGCTGTCGCGCGACGTGCTGCTCGCCGACCTCGACGTGAACTGGGAGGTCCTCGCCGAGGCGATCCAGACCGTCATCCGCGCCGAGGTCGTCGCCGGTCGCTCGTCGATCACCGACCCCTACGCCCTGCTCAAGGAGCTCACGCGCGGACACCGCGTGGGTGCGGCCGACCTCGCGGCCTTCGTCGAGGGACTCGAGATCGGGGATGCCGCGAAGCAGCGCCTGCTCGCACTGACCCCCGCGACCTACACCGGCATCGCCGAGCAGCTCGCGAAATAG
- a CDS encoding MFS transporter, translating to MTASIDRASVGLRSARGPVLGALMLATGLIAIDATILATAVPSIVRDLGSYQQFPWLFSVYLLAQAVSVPIYSRFADTVGRKPIILLGIGLFLLGSLLSGFAWSMTALIVFRIIQGLGAGAVAPMSMTIVGDIYTVAERAKVQGYIASVWAISSVVGPALGGIFAQLDAWRWIFWVNIPLCLIAAWMLLRKYHEEKQTQRHSIDYAGAVLLTVGLTGLILGMLEGGNAWAWVSAPSAICFGLGALALIAFGLVERRAAEPIVDLRLAARPLILTTTIVSLGIGALMTGVTSFAPAYLEGSIGIAPLLSGLAVAALTLGWPLAAANAGRLYLRIGFRRTALTGMSITAVAAIALAVVSPWPNPFSIAAVAFVLGFGLGWSAAPTLIAAQASVGWGERGAVTGMNAFARSAGSALGVAVFGAISNSVIAQGAGPEDPATIISASVWVFIAAAIVAVLTLIAAVFMPRDSAGAHSGEPRP from the coding sequence GTGACTGCCTCGATCGACCGCGCCTCCGTCGGACTCCGTTCCGCGCGCGGCCCCGTGCTCGGGGCGCTCATGCTCGCGACCGGCCTCATCGCGATCGACGCGACGATCCTCGCGACGGCGGTGCCCAGCATCGTCCGCGATCTCGGCAGCTATCAGCAGTTCCCGTGGCTGTTCTCGGTATACCTGCTCGCGCAGGCGGTCAGTGTGCCGATCTATTCGCGCTTCGCCGACACCGTGGGTCGCAAGCCGATCATCCTGCTCGGCATCGGGCTGTTCCTCCTCGGGTCTCTGCTTTCGGGGTTCGCGTGGAGCATGACGGCGCTGATCGTCTTCCGCATCATCCAGGGTCTCGGCGCCGGGGCCGTCGCGCCGATGTCGATGACGATCGTCGGCGACATCTACACGGTCGCCGAGCGCGCCAAGGTGCAGGGCTACATCGCCTCGGTCTGGGCGATCTCGTCGGTCGTCGGTCCCGCACTCGGCGGGATCTTCGCCCAGCTCGACGCGTGGCGCTGGATCTTCTGGGTCAACATCCCGCTGTGCCTGATCGCGGCGTGGATGCTGCTGCGCAAGTACCACGAAGAGAAGCAGACGCAACGGCACAGCATCGACTACGCCGGAGCCGTCCTTCTCACGGTCGGACTCACGGGGCTGATCCTCGGGATGCTGGAGGGCGGCAACGCTTGGGCGTGGGTCTCCGCGCCGAGTGCGATCTGCTTCGGCCTCGGAGCCCTGGCGTTGATCGCGTTCGGGCTCGTCGAGAGGCGGGCCGCCGAGCCGATCGTCGACCTGCGGCTGGCCGCTCGTCCGCTGATCCTCACGACGACGATCGTGTCCCTGGGCATCGGAGCGCTGATGACCGGCGTCACGAGCTTCGCGCCCGCCTACCTCGAAGGGTCGATCGGCATCGCCCCGCTGCTGTCGGGGCTCGCGGTGGCGGCCCTCACGCTCGGATGGCCGCTCGCCGCGGCGAACGCGGGGCGCCTGTATCTGCGCATCGGGTTCCGCCGCACCGCCCTCACGGGCATGTCGATCACGGCCGTCGCGGCGATCGCTCTCGCGGTGGTCTCGCCGTGGCCGAACCCGTTCTCGATCGCGGCCGTCGCCTTCGTGCTCGGCTTCGGCCTGGGGTGGAGCGCCGCGCCCACGCTCATCGCCGCCCAGGCCTCGGTCGGCTGGGGTGAGCGAGGGGCCGTCACCGGCATGAACGCCTTCGCGCGGTCGGCGGGAAGCGCGCTCGGAGTGGCCGTGTTCGGGGCGATCTCGAACTCGGTCATCGCCCAGGGCGCCGGCCCCGAAGACCCGGCGACGATCATCTCCGCATCCGTCTGGGTGTTCATCGCCGCCGCGATCGTGGCCGTGCTGACCTTGATCGCGGCCGTGTTCATGCCACGCGACTCCGCCGGAGCGCACTCCGGCGAGCCGCGCCCGTAG
- a CDS encoding acyl-CoA synthetase, producing the protein MSAPARAFTVRHVQLLRALFAAAAAVMITFSPDHSAAVGLSVFSGYVLTTALVMIVAAWLVFPAGHRWPSVVLALLGFAAGMTAGVPAWRTDDVFFVVVIAWAVATGIVELVVGLRGRRSGDPTARDSITLGAFGLLLAVLLLAIPAGFVQQYTIKGAGELELTGIILGVGMFGGYAAIVAVFLGIAGLTPQRADAVADASAAENDPAPAGHGGDR; encoded by the coding sequence ATGTCTGCCCCTGCCCGCGCGTTCACCGTGCGTCACGTCCAGTTGCTGCGCGCGCTCTTCGCCGCCGCCGCAGCCGTGATGATCACCTTCTCGCCCGACCACTCGGCGGCCGTGGGGCTCTCCGTCTTCAGCGGCTACGTGCTGACGACCGCTCTCGTGATGATCGTCGCCGCCTGGCTCGTCTTCCCGGCCGGCCACCGCTGGCCGTCGGTCGTTCTGGCGCTCCTGGGCTTCGCCGCGGGGATGACGGCGGGAGTGCCTGCCTGGCGCACCGACGACGTCTTCTTCGTGGTCGTGATCGCGTGGGCGGTCGCCACCGGAATCGTCGAGCTGGTCGTCGGCCTGCGCGGACGCCGTTCGGGCGACCCCACGGCACGCGACTCGATCACTCTGGGTGCCTTCGGCCTGCTCCTCGCCGTCCTCCTGCTCGCGATCCCCGCCGGCTTCGTGCAGCAGTACACGATCAAGGGCGCGGGCGAGTTGGAGCTCACCGGCATCATCCTGGGCGTCGGCATGTTCGGCGGGTACGCCGCCATCGTCGCCGTCTTCCTCGGCATCGCCGGACTCACCCCGCAGCGCGCCGATGCCGTCGCCGATGCCTCAGCAGCCGAGAACGACCCTGCCCCCGCCGGGCACGGAGGAGACCGATGA
- a CDS encoding sulfurtransferase, with protein sequence MSNFVSVDELNELRASETPVRVIDVRWRLDRPDGHADYLGGHIPGAVYVPLSTELATHGEPSEGRHPLPSTRTLQDAARRWGVNQGDVVVAYDDAKGLSASRAWWLLRQGGVDVRVLDGGIRAWTAAGLPVATDDVQVEPGDVVLDEIGADAISIDEAASFPEAGVLLDVRAPERYRGDHEPLDPVGGHIPGALNVPMAAHLNAEGKILDVHTLQATFAAVGVTEGTPVAAYCGSGITAAHTALVLDEAGIEAKVFPGSWSQWSNTPGRPVAVGEQPG encoded by the coding sequence ATGAGCAACTTCGTGAGCGTCGACGAACTGAATGAGCTGCGGGCGTCCGAGACGCCGGTCCGAGTGATCGACGTGCGCTGGCGACTCGACCGTCCTGACGGGCACGCCGACTATCTCGGGGGTCACATCCCGGGAGCCGTCTACGTTCCGCTCTCCACCGAGCTCGCGACGCACGGTGAGCCGTCGGAGGGGCGCCACCCGCTGCCCTCCACCCGGACGCTGCAGGATGCTGCGCGCCGCTGGGGCGTCAACCAGGGTGATGTGGTCGTGGCTTACGACGATGCCAAGGGTCTCAGCGCGTCGCGCGCCTGGTGGCTGCTGCGACAGGGCGGCGTCGATGTGCGCGTGCTCGACGGCGGCATCCGCGCCTGGACGGCAGCCGGCCTGCCGGTCGCGACCGACGATGTGCAGGTCGAGCCGGGTGACGTCGTCCTCGACGAGATCGGTGCCGACGCGATCTCGATCGACGAGGCGGCCTCGTTCCCCGAGGCCGGCGTGCTGCTCGACGTGCGGGCCCCCGAACGCTATCGGGGCGACCACGAGCCGCTCGACCCCGTCGGCGGCCACATCCCCGGCGCCCTCAACGTGCCGATGGCGGCTCACCTGAACGCCGAGGGCAAGATCCTCGACGTCCACACGCTTCAGGCCACCTTCGCGGCTGTCGGCGTCACCGAGGGAACCCCGGTCGCGGCGTACTGCGGCTCCGGCATCACGGCGGCGCACACCGCACTGGTGCTCGACGAGGCCGGTATCGAGGCGAAGGTCTTCCCGGGGTCGTGGAGTCAGTGGTCGAACACGCCCGGTCGCCCTGTGGCTGTGGGCGAGCAGCCCGGCTGA